A single window of Hymenobacter sp. APR13 DNA harbors:
- a CDS encoding translocation/assembly module TamB — MLLLLIGVVVALQFPSVQDYAASKAAGYLQGKIGTEVRIDKFRTDFKHALSLEGVYIEDQKGDTLLSVGRLGVDLDLWALTKSEINLKELELNDGRLAISRTLPDSVSNYDFIVNAFATADTATTAPADTTAGFKYNIGDLRLTNIRLTYDDQVEGMAVRTKVGELAVTMDAVDVDQSIYKVDEATLRNTAISIAQTKTAPPDTAVAEPLALTFGLNKALLSNVSLTYKNEPSAQFISTRVGEAEITADNIDLINSRVALNTVKLRNTSIAYAQNENVPVEKRLVNPAEVVRDLNDAVEGATGQPSNWVVTLNRSDIWGVDVAFDNFDEPKQRTRLPAMDYNHLKFTDLVLNVENLRYSENSTTGRINQLAGREQSGFRIDSATADVVFDSVQTRLTNLDLITPHTRIRQTLGMRYKSLDALADTRQLPNLGIEGDLRNVRLGFRDILYLAPDLAGTPPFTTGPNQSVLLSGRVSGRVGDMRIQGLEFVGFRNTIVKASGRIQGLPETDRRLYTDLRIQQFSTSEADIRMLAPKGTIPPGYNIPPRLTVAGTFRGRPSALLFDADLRATTTYGNVAAKINLGAGPKGQEPITAVFSTQNLNVGRILNDPTIGTVTASGRLKGRGGLDPNLLRGQLTANVQRATYNGYTYRGITANVGIDRNRYVIDAKSRQDPNLNLDLLATVDLRNASNPSYSVERLNLRGANLTALGFYTGGDLRVQGDLTANLSGSDANSINGTFSGRNIIIVRDNQTIPLDSVSGRIVQRTGRTEVVFNSNVADFNLQGNTRLGDLATVLQEHIDRYFDLPGVRYRPSAAYRQFTFEANVKNTRLVQKLVPDLKQLTPFKLTGGFDSRAANLTLNTRIPRIVYMGYALDSLKFNVNSDAQKLDYALGLRQISQDTTLRIPNPTLAGSVQNNQIGTRLRIAESDSAERLNMAGVLRVLGGGDSYVFSFDPQLMLDRAAWNVTPGNELRYTPATGAIFANNLEFSRNSRSLKLQTLPGAQYPLQLNMQNLELNALGHAAGLQDSLIAGTLNGQALALSLGQPKQAFTADATLSNLVYNKSVIGDVTLKATNPTPNRYNVDARLTNAQGADVRAVGYYLATPPDPIRFDVTVNRFDFKMAEPFSAGQLREGVGGVTGNIVVTGTAAQPVINGALTTTADAGLTLTQLGSDFRMPNQTVTFNPQNIAFNNFTVLDSLGNKAVVDGRIIVPNYADVTSYRFNLNATTDDFLAVNSRPTDNELFYGKLVLDSDTRISGNLNLPVLNTNVLVEEGSDLTIVVPNDEAGLVATDGIVEWIDKSAPVDTMLARQLALDTARTAAGYDITARITVRDNTPFTLVIDPISGDNLKVRAEGTLNTAIDPAGTISLTGRLDVTDGAYNMSLYDLASREFKIGSDSYIVWSGDPYNAQLNIAAIYNVKAAPAELLSAQGVADETLSAVGRNQLPFQVYLNVTGELLKPTIGFDIRLPEESRSELRGPIEARLSQLRQPSEESELNKQVFSLLVLNRFLADDPFKSSSGNLVADQLRGSASQVLTQQLNNLTGSYLSNLGVELGVNSYADYSSGTEKTRTDLNVAVRRQLLNNRLTVRLGTDVPLGGGNQASNGQNQAGISSFAGDVSIEYNVLANGRIRLRAFRNNAYGDIDGQFVRTGASLIFQRDYRDLADLFRGIDKEVKEEVKQNRRRQREEKKTALDSAQAVTSEPRRDTTRSVQRPATSGR; from the coding sequence GTGCTGCTCCTACTTATAGGAGTGGTGGTGGCGCTGCAATTCCCTTCAGTGCAGGACTATGCGGCCAGCAAAGCTGCCGGTTACCTGCAAGGCAAAATCGGCACGGAGGTGCGTATTGACAAGTTCCGCACCGATTTCAAGCACGCGCTTAGCCTGGAGGGCGTCTACATCGAAGACCAGAAAGGCGACACGCTGCTGTCGGTAGGCCGCCTGGGCGTCGATCTGGATTTGTGGGCTCTCACCAAATCAGAAATCAACCTCAAGGAGCTGGAGCTCAACGACGGCCGCTTGGCCATCAGCCGCACGCTGCCCGACAGCGTGAGCAACTACGACTTCATCGTAAATGCCTTCGCGACGGCCGACACGGCGACTACTGCGCCGGCCGATACCACCGCGGGCTTCAAGTACAACATCGGCGACCTGCGCCTGACTAATATCCGCCTCACCTACGACGACCAGGTGGAAGGCATGGCGGTGCGCACGAAAGTGGGCGAGCTGGCCGTGACCATGGACGCCGTGGACGTAGACCAGTCGATTTATAAGGTGGACGAAGCCACGCTGCGCAACACGGCCATCAGCATCGCCCAGACCAAAACCGCCCCGCCCGATACGGCCGTGGCTGAGCCGCTAGCCCTCACGTTCGGGCTGAACAAGGCCCTGCTCAGCAACGTCAGCCTGACGTATAAAAACGAACCGTCGGCGCAGTTTATCAGCACCCGCGTGGGCGAGGCCGAAATTACGGCCGACAACATCGACCTGATCAACTCCCGGGTGGCGCTGAACACGGTGAAGCTGCGCAACACCAGCATTGCCTACGCCCAGAACGAAAACGTGCCGGTGGAAAAGCGCCTCGTGAACCCCGCCGAGGTGGTGCGCGACCTGAACGACGCCGTGGAAGGCGCCACCGGCCAGCCCAGCAACTGGGTGGTGACGCTCAACCGCTCCGACATCTGGGGCGTGGATGTGGCCTTCGACAACTTCGACGAGCCCAAGCAGCGCACCCGCCTGCCGGCCATGGACTACAACCACCTCAAGTTCACGGATCTGGTGCTGAACGTGGAGAACCTGCGCTACTCCGAGAACAGCACCACCGGCCGCATCAACCAGCTGGCCGGCCGCGAGCAAAGCGGCTTCCGCATCGACTCGGCCACCGCCGACGTAGTGTTCGACTCGGTGCAGACCCGCCTCACCAACCTCGACCTGATTACGCCGCATACCCGCATCCGCCAGACGCTGGGCATGCGCTACAAGAGCCTCGACGCGCTGGCCGACACCCGCCAGCTGCCCAACCTGGGCATCGAAGGCGACCTGCGCAACGTGCGCCTCGGCTTCCGCGACATCCTGTACCTGGCCCCCGACCTGGCCGGCACGCCGCCGTTCACCACCGGCCCCAACCAGTCGGTGCTGCTGAGCGGGCGCGTGAGTGGCCGCGTGGGCGATATGCGGATTCAGGGGCTGGAGTTCGTGGGCTTCCGCAACACCATCGTGAAAGCCAGCGGCCGCATCCAGGGCTTGCCCGAAACCGACCGCCGCCTCTACACCGATTTGCGCATTCAGCAGTTCAGCACCTCGGAGGCTGACATTCGGATGCTGGCCCCGAAAGGCACGATTCCGCCCGGCTACAACATTCCGCCGCGCCTGACGGTGGCCGGCACGTTCCGCGGCCGCCCGTCGGCGCTGCTGTTCGATGCCGATTTGCGCGCCACCACCACCTACGGCAACGTAGCGGCCAAGATTAACCTTGGCGCCGGCCCCAAAGGCCAGGAGCCGATTACGGCCGTGTTCAGCACCCAGAACCTGAACGTGGGCCGCATCCTCAACGACCCCACCATCGGCACCGTCACGGCCAGCGGCCGCCTGAAAGGGCGCGGCGGCCTCGACCCCAACCTGCTGCGCGGCCAGCTCACGGCCAACGTGCAGCGCGCCACCTACAACGGCTACACCTACCGCGGCATCACGGCCAACGTGGGCATCGACCGCAACCGCTACGTCATCGACGCCAAGAGCCGTCAGGACCCCAACCTGAACCTGGATCTGCTGGCCACCGTGGACTTGCGCAACGCCAGCAACCCCAGCTACTCGGTGGAGCGCCTGAACCTGCGCGGTGCCAACCTCACGGCCCTGGGCTTCTACACCGGCGGCGACCTGCGCGTGCAGGGCGACCTCACGGCCAACCTCAGCGGCTCCGACGCCAACAGCATCAACGGTACGTTCTCGGGCCGCAACATCATCATCGTGCGCGACAACCAGACCATTCCGCTGGACTCGGTGAGTGGCCGCATTGTGCAGCGCACGGGCCGCACCGAAGTGGTGTTCAACTCCAACGTGGCCGACTTCAACCTGCAAGGCAACACCCGCCTCGGCGACCTGGCTACGGTGCTGCAGGAGCACATCGACCGGTATTTTGATTTGCCCGGCGTGCGCTACCGGCCCTCGGCGGCCTACCGGCAGTTCACGTTCGAGGCCAACGTGAAGAACACGCGTCTGGTGCAGAAACTGGTGCCCGACCTCAAGCAGCTCACGCCCTTCAAGCTCACGGGCGGCTTCGACAGCCGCGCCGCCAACCTCACGCTCAACACCCGCATTCCGCGCATCGTGTACATGGGCTACGCGCTGGACTCGCTGAAATTCAACGTCAACTCCGACGCGCAGAAGCTGGACTACGCGCTGGGCTTGCGCCAGATCAGCCAGGACACCACCCTGCGCATCCCCAACCCGACCCTGGCCGGCAGCGTGCAGAACAACCAGATTGGTACCCGCCTGCGCATTGCCGAGTCGGACAGTGCCGAGCGCCTGAACATGGCCGGCGTGCTGCGTGTGCTAGGTGGCGGTGACTCGTATGTGTTCAGCTTCGATCCCCAGTTGATGCTGGACCGCGCGGCCTGGAACGTGACGCCCGGCAACGAGCTGCGCTACACGCCGGCTACCGGCGCTATTTTCGCCAACAACCTGGAGTTCAGCCGCAACAGCCGCAGCCTGAAGCTTCAGACCCTGCCCGGCGCGCAATACCCGCTGCAGCTGAACATGCAGAACCTGGAGTTGAACGCCCTGGGCCACGCCGCCGGCCTACAGGACTCACTGATAGCCGGCACGCTCAACGGCCAGGCGCTGGCTTTGAGCCTGGGCCAGCCCAAGCAGGCTTTCACGGCCGACGCCACGCTTAGCAACCTCGTCTACAACAAATCGGTGATAGGCGACGTGACCCTGAAGGCCACCAACCCCACGCCCAACCGCTACAACGTCGATGCCCGCCTTACCAACGCGCAGGGGGCCGATGTGCGCGCTGTAGGCTACTACCTGGCCACCCCGCCCGACCCGATCCGCTTCGACGTGACTGTGAACCGGTTTGACTTCAAAATGGCCGAGCCGTTTTCGGCCGGGCAGCTGCGCGAAGGCGTGGGCGGCGTGACGGGCAACATTGTAGTGACGGGCACGGCCGCCCAGCCCGTTATCAACGGTGCCCTCACTACCACCGCCGACGCCGGCCTGACGCTTACCCAGCTGGGCTCCGACTTCCGCATGCCCAACCAGACGGTGACGTTCAACCCGCAGAACATTGCCTTCAACAACTTCACGGTGCTGGACTCGCTCGGCAACAAGGCCGTGGTGGATGGCCGCATCATCGTGCCCAACTACGCCGACGTCACCTCCTACCGCTTCAACCTGAACGCCACCACCGACGACTTCCTGGCCGTCAACAGCCGCCCGACCGACAACGAGCTGTTCTACGGCAAGCTGGTGCTCGACTCGGACACCCGCATCAGCGGCAACCTGAACCTGCCGGTGCTCAACACCAATGTGCTGGTGGAAGAAGGCTCCGACCTGACCATTGTGGTGCCCAACGACGAGGCCGGCTTGGTCGCTACCGACGGCATTGTGGAGTGGATCGACAAGAGCGCGCCCGTGGATACCATGCTGGCCCGGCAGCTGGCCCTGGACACGGCCCGCACCGCCGCCGGCTACGACATTACCGCCCGCATCACCGTCCGCGACAACACGCCCTTCACGCTCGTCATCGACCCAATTTCCGGCGACAACCTGAAGGTGCGGGCCGAGGGCACGCTCAACACCGCCATCGACCCGGCCGGCACCATCAGCCTCACCGGCCGCCTCGACGTGACCGACGGGGCCTACAATATGTCGCTCTACGACCTGGCTTCGCGCGAATTCAAGATCGGCTCCGACAGCTACATCGTCTGGAGCGGCGACCCCTACAACGCCCAGCTCAATATTGCGGCCATCTACAACGTGAAAGCTGCACCGGCCGAGCTGCTGTCGGCCCAGGGCGTGGCCGACGAAACGCTGAGCGCCGTGGGCCGCAACCAGCTGCCGTTTCAGGTGTACCTCAACGTCACGGGCGAGCTGCTCAAGCCCACCATCGGGTTCGATATTCGCTTGCCCGAGGAGTCCCGCTCGGAGCTGCGCGGCCCCATTGAGGCGCGCCTGTCGCAGTTGCGCCAGCCCAGCGAGGAGTCGGAGCTGAACAAGCAGGTATTCTCGCTGCTGGTACTCAACCGCTTCCTGGCCGATGATCCGTTCAAGAGCAGCAGCGGCAACCTTGTGGCCGACCAGCTGCGCGGCTCCGCCAGCCAGGTGCTCACCCAGCAGCTCAACAACCTCACCGGCTCCTACCTGTCCAACCTGGGCGTGGAGCTGGGCGTGAACTCCTACGCCGACTACAGCAGCGGCACCGAGAAAACCCGCACCGACCTCAACGTGGCCGTGCGCCGCCAGCTGCTCAACAACCGCCTCACCGTCCGCCTCGGCACCGACGTGCCCCTGGGTGGCGGCAACCAGGCCAGCAACGGCCAGAATCAGGCCGGCATCAGCTCGTTCGCCGGCGACGTGAGCATCGAGTACAACGTGCTGGCCAACGGCCGGATTCGCCTGCGCGCTTTCCGCAACAACGCCTACGGCGACATCGACGGCCAGTTTGTACGCACCGGCGCCTCGCTGATCTTCCAGCGCGACTACCGCGACTTGGCCGACCTGTTCCGGGGCATTGACAAGGAAGTGAAAGAAGAAGTGAAGCAGAACCGCCGCCGCCAACGCGAGGAAAAGAAAACCGCTCTGGACTCCGCGCAGGCCGTCACCTCGGAGCCGCGCCGCGACACCACCCGCAGCGTGCAGCGCCCTGCTACCTCCGGCCGCTAA
- a CDS encoding 4-alpha-glucanotransferase, with product MILRFSLPFRTAWGQRLVVCGSEPSLGNWNLDHALQLQYNPELGRWSQEISLPDDAPGTVDYKYILLDDQDGGKHWEWGPNRQVHYDGRQFSRLVLEDYWRPAAQPENELFTAAFTQALLRRPATGPAKPAKAARVADSVVRFQLAAPRVESGHQVCVLGSDAALGAWDARKAVVLSDADYPTWTAEVALEQPDKPTQYKYGIWDPATKQIVLLETGEDRIIPPAQDRRTLRVRADENFRYPTAWRGAGVALPVFAMRSQQGLGVGEFPDLKLLTDWAVQTGLKLVQILPINDTVATHTWVDSYPYAAISVFALHPQYLSLDAIAPLQDAAAQQELEQLRQELNAKDFVDYEPVMKAKWKFARLLYQQEKAAFLADPAFHAFREEQKSWLEPYAAFCALRDQYGTADFQQWPEEYRTPAKVAELVRADAANFDEVGLHFFIQFHLDKQLREAVDYARHRGVVLKGDLPIGIYRHSVDAWTQPELYHMHQQAGAPPDDFSTTGQNWRFPTYNWERMAEDGYAWWKQRMGTLARYFDALRIDHILGFFRIWEIPGHSVEGLLGHFSPALPLHQHEIEQRLGWFDYGRLCEPYIRWHMLQHIFHGQAQAVFDEFMEDAGYGAIQLKEHVRTQRQMESVFAEKIAADPANTEHYQWLRSGLYSLANEVLFVPDDLRADFYHPRITVGKSLSFKELNGEDQHRMREIYNDFFFQRHEEFWREQGLRKLPPVRYATNMLICGEDLGMVPASVPGVMRALGMLGLNIQRMPSDPKVEFGHPDAAPYLSVVSPGSHDMSTVRGWWEEDHVKTQRFFETILGHWGEQAPYHCEPWVAREITVQHLHSPAMWAIFPLQDLLAMSPDLRRANPDDEQINVPANPTHFWKYRLHLPLEELNQQAGFNDEVQELVSRSSRVSSY from the coding sequence ATGATTCTTCGTTTCTCCCTGCCCTTCCGCACCGCGTGGGGCCAGCGACTGGTCGTGTGCGGTTCCGAGCCCAGCCTGGGCAACTGGAACCTCGACCACGCCCTGCAGCTGCAGTATAATCCCGAACTCGGCCGCTGGAGCCAGGAAATCAGCCTGCCCGACGATGCCCCCGGCACCGTCGATTACAAATACATTCTGCTCGACGACCAGGACGGCGGCAAGCACTGGGAGTGGGGCCCCAACCGCCAAGTGCACTACGACGGCCGCCAGTTTTCGCGCCTCGTGCTGGAAGACTACTGGCGCCCGGCTGCCCAGCCTGAAAACGAGCTGTTCACGGCCGCTTTCACGCAGGCACTGCTGCGCCGCCCGGCTACCGGCCCGGCCAAGCCCGCCAAAGCCGCCCGCGTGGCCGACTCGGTGGTGCGCTTCCAGTTGGCCGCGCCCCGCGTAGAGTCGGGCCACCAGGTGTGCGTGCTGGGCTCCGATGCTGCCCTCGGCGCCTGGGATGCCCGCAAAGCCGTTGTCCTCTCCGACGCCGACTACCCGACCTGGACCGCCGAGGTAGCGCTGGAGCAGCCCGACAAGCCTACTCAGTATAAGTATGGTATCTGGGACCCCGCCACCAAGCAGATTGTGCTGCTGGAAACCGGCGAAGACCGGATCATTCCGCCAGCCCAGGACCGCCGCACGCTGCGCGTCCGGGCCGATGAGAACTTCCGCTACCCGACAGCATGGCGCGGGGCCGGCGTGGCGCTGCCCGTATTTGCCATGCGTAGCCAGCAGGGCCTGGGGGTGGGCGAATTCCCTGACCTGAAGCTGCTCACCGACTGGGCGGTGCAAACCGGCCTCAAGCTGGTGCAGATTCTGCCAATCAACGACACAGTGGCCACCCATACCTGGGTGGATTCGTACCCGTACGCGGCCATTTCGGTGTTTGCCCTGCATCCGCAGTACCTCAGCCTCGATGCTATTGCGCCCCTCCAGGATGCTGCCGCGCAGCAGGAGCTGGAGCAGCTGCGCCAGGAGCTGAACGCCAAGGACTTCGTGGACTACGAGCCGGTGATGAAAGCCAAGTGGAAGTTTGCGCGCCTGCTCTATCAGCAGGAGAAAGCTGCTTTCCTGGCCGATCCGGCGTTCCACGCTTTCCGCGAGGAGCAGAAGTCGTGGCTGGAGCCCTACGCCGCCTTTTGCGCCCTGCGCGACCAGTACGGCACCGCCGACTTCCAGCAGTGGCCCGAAGAGTACCGCACGCCGGCCAAAGTAGCCGAGCTGGTGCGCGCCGATGCCGCCAACTTTGACGAGGTAGGCCTGCACTTCTTCATCCAGTTCCACCTGGACAAGCAGTTGCGCGAAGCCGTGGACTACGCCCGCCACCGCGGCGTGGTGCTCAAAGGCGACCTGCCCATCGGCATCTACCGCCACTCTGTGGACGCCTGGACCCAGCCCGAGCTGTACCACATGCACCAGCAGGCCGGCGCCCCACCCGACGACTTCTCCACCACCGGCCAGAACTGGCGCTTCCCCACTTATAACTGGGAGCGGATGGCCGAGGACGGCTACGCCTGGTGGAAGCAGCGCATGGGCACCCTGGCCCGCTACTTCGACGCCCTCCGCATCGACCATATCTTGGGCTTCTTCCGCATCTGGGAGATTCCCGGCCATTCGGTGGAAGGCCTGCTTGGGCACTTCTCGCCCGCGCTGCCCTTGCACCAGCACGAAATTGAGCAGCGCCTGGGCTGGTTCGACTACGGCCGCCTCTGCGAGCCCTACATCCGCTGGCATATGCTGCAGCACATCTTCCACGGGCAGGCGCAAGCCGTGTTCGACGAGTTTATGGAAGATGCCGGCTACGGCGCCATCCAACTGAAAGAGCACGTGCGCACCCAGCGTCAGATGGAAAGCGTGTTTGCCGAAAAAATAGCCGCCGACCCCGCCAACACCGAGCATTACCAGTGGCTGCGGTCCGGCCTCTACAGCCTCGCCAACGAAGTGCTGTTTGTGCCCGACGACCTGCGCGCCGACTTCTACCACCCGCGCATCACGGTGGGCAAGTCGCTGTCGTTCAAGGAGCTGAACGGCGAAGATCAGCACCGCATGCGGGAGATTTACAACGACTTCTTCTTCCAGCGCCACGAGGAGTTCTGGCGCGAGCAGGGCCTGCGCAAATTGCCGCCGGTACGCTACGCCACCAACATGCTCATCTGCGGCGAAGACCTGGGCATGGTGCCGGCTTCCGTGCCCGGCGTGATGCGCGCCCTGGGCATGCTGGGCCTCAACATCCAGCGCATGCCCTCCGACCCCAAAGTGGAGTTCGGCCACCCCGACGCCGCGCCTTACCTGTCGGTGGTCAGCCCCGGCTCGCACGATATGAGCACGGTGCGCGGCTGGTGGGAAGAGGACCACGTGAAAACCCAGCGCTTCTTTGAAACCATCCTGGGCCATTGGGGCGAGCAGGCGCCCTACCACTGCGAGCCGTGGGTGGCCCGCGAAATAACGGTGCAGCATCTGCACTCGCCGGCCATGTGGGCCATCTTCCCGCTGCAGGACCTGTTGGCCATGAGCCCCGACCTGCGCCGCGCCAACCCCGACGACGAGCAGATCAACGTGCCGGCCAACCCCACGCATTTCTGGAAATACCGCCTGCACCTGCCGCTGGAGGAGTTAAACCAACAGGCTGGCTTTAATGATGAGGTGCAGGAACTGGTGAGCCGGAGCTCCCGGGTGAGCAGCTACTAG